In Drosophila innubila isolate TH190305 chromosome 2R unlocalized genomic scaffold, UK_Dinn_1.0 1_C_2R, whole genome shotgun sequence, the following are encoded in one genomic region:
- the LOC117784771 gene encoding ras-related protein RABF2a translates to MRGIEGKVVVLGSRGVGKSRLVIKYIKNALHRAEEPTIAVSFFTCNIVLDDVKIKLQIWDTAGQERFRAVAPMYYRNANAAILVFDLTQYKTFTEIKSWIQELHRNVQDPMILTLVGNKMDLQAQRAVSRDEAYVFASSIGATYFETSTETDQGLEQVFLSTAMGLVRLADEGKSHSLRSFQSTDSLAYTNGNTAFSHTVAALARNQDSAAFRLPYVHIGIPVDGQDVKTTGEGRLETPSWSIEHIALGEVENPRWCCY, encoded by the exons ATGAGAGGAATTGAGGGCAAAGTGGTTGTGCTTGGTTCGCGAG GAGTGGGGAAATCTCGTTTGGTCATCAAGTACATCAAGAACGCACTGCATCGCGCCGAGGAGCCAACGATAGCCGTCTCGTTCTTTACCTGCAACATCGTCTTGGACGatgtcaaaatcaaattacaa ATCTGGGATACCGCTGGTCAAGAGCGCTTCAGAGCAGTTGCTCCCATGTATTATCGGAATGCGAATGCAGCTATTTTGGTCTTTGATCTGACACAGTACAAGACATTCACGGAAATTAAATCATGGATACAGGAACTGCATCGCAACGTGCAGGATCCGATGATACTGACGCTGGTGGGCAACAAGATGGACTTGCAGGCCCAGCGTGCTGTATCTCGAGATGAAGCTTACGTATTTGCCAGCTCCATTGGGGCCACCTACTTTGAAACATCCACCGAAACTGATCAAGGCCTGGAGCAGGTGTTTCTCTCAACGGCAATGGGGCTGGTGCGACTTGCCGATGAGGGCAAAAGTCATTCTCTGCGCTCCTTTCAATCCACCGATTCGCTGGCCTATACCAATGGAAACACTGCCTTCAGCCACACCGTTGCTGCACTGGCTAGGAATCAGGATAGTGCAGCTTTCCGCCTGCCCTATGTGCATATCGGCATTCCAGTCGATGGCCAGGATGTGAAGACGACGGGTGAGGGTCGGCTGGAGACGCCGTCGTGGAGTATTGAGCATATCGCTCTGGGCGAGGTTGAGAATCCCCGCTGGTGCTGCTACTGA